The following proteins are co-located in the Solanum pennellii chromosome 8, SPENNV200 genome:
- the LOC107028662 gene encoding aspartyl protease family protein At5g10770-like → MATRSVLFSSSFLLILLSFSLEKSNALEGRKTIESNFHTIQLTSILPSSSCKPSSKGKRGGASLEVINKHGPCSQLNKKGEKGPTLTEMLAHDQARVDSIQTRIAAQNFNLFRKTEKTSKKYRARDSKTTLPAQPGTALSTGNYIVTIGIGTPKKDLTLIFDTGSDLTWTQCEPCFKTCFPQQQPIFNPSSSSTYSNISCSSTACSGLKSATGNSPLCSSSTCVYGIQYGDSSFSIGFFAKDRLTLSATDVFDGFMFGCGQDNKGLFGKTAGLIGLGRDPLSIVSQTSAKFGKYFSYCLPTGRGSNGHLSFGKNGAKSNLQFTPFASSQGTSFYFIDVLGISVGGKSLAISPMVFKNAGTIIDSGTVITRLPSTAYSNLRATFRQFMSKYPRAPDLSLLDTCYDLSNYTTISIPKISFNFNGNTKIDIVRNGIFFVNGASQVCLAFAGNGDDDSIGIFGNTQQQTMEIVYDVAGEKLGFGYGGCT, encoded by the exons ATGGCCACTAGAAGTGTTttgttctcttcttcttttcttctcattttgcTTTCATTCTCTTTGGAGAAAAGCAATGCTTTGGAAGGAAGAAAAACAATTGAATCCAATTTCCACACTATCCAACTTACCtctattcttccttcttcttcttgcaAGCCTTCTAGCAAAG gtaAAAGAGGAGGGGCATCATTGGAGGTCATCAACAAACATGGGCCATGTTCTCAACTCAACAAAAAGGGTGAAAAAGGCCCAACTTTAACAGAAATGTTGGCCCATGATCAGGCCCGAGTGGATTCAATCCAAACCCGAATCGCAGCCCAAAACTTCAACCTCTTCCGAAAGACCGAAAAAACCTCCAAAAAGTACAGAGCAAGAGACTCGAAAACCACTCTCCCGGCGCAACCAGGCACCGCTCTCAGCACCGGAAACTACATCGTCACCATCGGAATCGGAACTCCGAAGAAGGATCTCACACTCATCTTCGATACGGGCAGTGACCTCACATGGACTCAATGCGAACCCTGTTTCAAAACATGTTTTCCTCAGCAACAACCAATTTTCAACCCATCGTCTTCTTCAACTTATTCCAACATTTCCTGCAGTTCCACAGCTTGTTCTGGGCTTAAATCAGCTACCGGAAATAGTCCTCTTTGTTCTTCATCTACCTGCGTTTACGGTATCCAGTATGGTGATTCATCGTTCTCAATTGGGTTTTTCGCGAAGGATAGGCTAACTTTATCAGCAACAGATGTGTTTGATGGATTTATGTTCGGTTGTGGGCAAGATAACAAAGGATTATTCGGGAAAACCGCCGGATTAATCGGTTTAGGCCGTGATCCTCTTTCTATTGTATCACAAACATCTGCGAAATTCGGGAAATACTTCTCTTACTGCCTTCCTACCGGAAGAGGATCTAATGGTCATTTAAGTTTCGGCAAGAATGGAGCTAAATCGAACCTCCAGTTCACACCATTCGCTTCATCACAAGGAACATCGTTTTACTTCATTGATGTTTTAGGTATTTCTGTAGGTGGAAAGTCGTTAGCGATAAGTCCAATGGTGTTTAAGAACGCCGGAACAATCATTGATTCGGGTACTGTGATTACCCGGTTACCTTCTACGGCTTATTCTAATCTGCGAGCAACTTTCCGGCAGTTCATGAGCAAGTATCCCAGAGCACCAGATCTATCTTTGCTTGATACTTGTTATGATTTAAGCAATTACACTACCATTAGTATTCCAAAAATCAGCTTCAACTTCAATGGGAATACGAAGATTGACATAGTTCGAAATGGTATTTTCTTCGTAAACGGTGCATCTCAGGTTTGCTTGGCTTTCGCTGGAAATGGAGATGATGATAGTATTGGGATTTTTGGGAATACACAACAGCAGACCATGGAGATTGTATATGATGTTGCTGGTGAGAAATTAGGGTTTGGTTATGGTGGATGTACTTGA